The following coding sequences are from one Musa acuminata AAA Group cultivar baxijiao chromosome BXJ2-4, Cavendish_Baxijiao_AAA, whole genome shotgun sequence window:
- the LOC135610903 gene encoding CBL-interacting protein kinase 23-like isoform X1 produces MGSVGRTRVGKYELGRTLGEGTFAKVKFAKNFETGENVAIKILDKDKILRHKMIDQIKREISTMKLIQHPNVVRMYDVMASKTRIYIVLEFVNGGELFDKIARHGRLKEDEARKYFQQLINAVDYCHSRGVFHRDLKPENLLLDSSGVLKISDFGLSALPQQVHEDGKLYTTCGTPNYVAPEVVKDKGYDGAMADLWSCGVILFVLMAGYLPFEDSNLVSLYKKIFKADFSCPSWISASAKKLIQRILDPNPQTRITIPQVIENEWFKKGYQPPHFETPDVVLDDVDAIFDESGEGTNLVVERREERPVLMNAFDLISTAQGLNLGTLFEKQMGLVKRETRFTSKLPADEILSRIEAAAKPLGFDVKKQNYKLKLQGEKSGRKGHLAITTEVFEVTPSFHVVELRKSRGDTFEFHKFYKSISTGLKDIMWKSQE; encoded by the exons atgggctCGGTGGGGAGGACGAGGGTGGGGAAGTACGAGCTCGGCCGGACTCTCGGGGAGGGGACCTTCGCGAAGGTGAAGTTCGCGAAGAACTTCGAGACCGGGGAGAACGTGGCCATCAAGATTCTCGACAAAGATAAGATCTTGCGGCATAAGATGATCGAccag ATAAAACGTGAGATCTCTACCATGAAACTGATCCAACATCCAAATGTCGTCCGGATGTATGAT GTAATGGCCAGCAAGACAAGGATATACATAGTGTTGGAATTTGTAAATGGTGGTGAACTCTTTGACAAGATT GCTCGCCATGGAAGGTTGAAGGAGGATGAAGCTAGAAAGTACTTTCAACAACTAATCAATGCTGTGGATTACTGTCATAGCAGAGGTGTCTTCCACCGGGATCTAAAG CCTGAGAATCTGCTGTTGGACTCCAGTGGTGTTCTTAAGATCTCAGACTTCGGACTCAGTGCTTTGCCTCAACAAGTTCAT GAGGATGGGAAACTTTATACAACATGTGGTACTCCAAATTATGTTGCTCCTGAG GTGGTCAAGGACAAAGGTTATGATGGTGCCATGGCAGATCTATGGTCATGTGGTGTAATCCTTTTTGTCCTTATGGCAGGCTATTTGCCTTTTGAAGATTCCAACCTAGTCTCACTATACAAAAAG ATCTTCAAAGCAGATTTCTCCTGTCCATCTTGGATTTCTGCAAGTGCAAAGAAACTCATCCAGAGAATTTTAGATCCCAACCCTCAAACT CGCATCACCATCCCACAAGTCATTGAGAATGAATGGTTCAAGAAGGGATATCAACCACCCCACTTTGAAACGCCAGATGTTGTTCTTGATGATGTGGATGCAATCTTTGATGAGTCAGGG GAGGGAACAAATCTTGTGGTGGAGAGACGAGAAGAAAGACCAGTTCTAATGAATGCATTTGATCTTATTTCTACAGCTCAGGGTCTTAATCTTGGcacactttttgagaagcaaatg GGGTTGGTCAAGCGTGAAACGAGGTTTACATCAAAACTCCCTGCAGATGAGATACTCTCCAGGATTGAAGCAGCAGCCAAACCTCTGGGATTTGATGTAAAGAAACAGAACTACAAG ctgaagcTGCAAGGAGAAAAATCTGGAAGAAAAGGGCATTTAGCCATTACAACCGAG GTGTTCGAAGTAACGCCCTCGTTCCATGTGGTGGAGCTCCGCAAGTCCAGGGGAGACACATTCGAGTTCCACAAG ttCTACAAGAGCATCTCGACGGGCCTGAAGGATATCATGTGGAAGTCACAGGAGTAA
- the LOC135610903 gene encoding CBL-interacting protein kinase 23-like isoform X2: MGSVGRTRVGKYELGRTLGEGTFAKVKFAKNFETGENVAIKILDKDKILRHKMIDQIKREISTMKLIQHPNVVRMYDARHGRLKEDEARKYFQQLINAVDYCHSRGVFHRDLKPENLLLDSSGVLKISDFGLSALPQQVHEDGKLYTTCGTPNYVAPEVVKDKGYDGAMADLWSCGVILFVLMAGYLPFEDSNLVSLYKKIFKADFSCPSWISASAKKLIQRILDPNPQTRITIPQVIENEWFKKGYQPPHFETPDVVLDDVDAIFDESGEGTNLVVERREERPVLMNAFDLISTAQGLNLGTLFEKQMGLVKRETRFTSKLPADEILSRIEAAAKPLGFDVKKQNYKLKLQGEKSGRKGHLAITTEVFEVTPSFHVVELRKSRGDTFEFHKFYKSISTGLKDIMWKSQE, from the exons atgggctCGGTGGGGAGGACGAGGGTGGGGAAGTACGAGCTCGGCCGGACTCTCGGGGAGGGGACCTTCGCGAAGGTGAAGTTCGCGAAGAACTTCGAGACCGGGGAGAACGTGGCCATCAAGATTCTCGACAAAGATAAGATCTTGCGGCATAAGATGATCGAccag ATAAAACGTGAGATCTCTACCATGAAACTGATCCAACATCCAAATGTCGTCCGGATGTATGAT GCTCGCCATGGAAGGTTGAAGGAGGATGAAGCTAGAAAGTACTTTCAACAACTAATCAATGCTGTGGATTACTGTCATAGCAGAGGTGTCTTCCACCGGGATCTAAAG CCTGAGAATCTGCTGTTGGACTCCAGTGGTGTTCTTAAGATCTCAGACTTCGGACTCAGTGCTTTGCCTCAACAAGTTCAT GAGGATGGGAAACTTTATACAACATGTGGTACTCCAAATTATGTTGCTCCTGAG GTGGTCAAGGACAAAGGTTATGATGGTGCCATGGCAGATCTATGGTCATGTGGTGTAATCCTTTTTGTCCTTATGGCAGGCTATTTGCCTTTTGAAGATTCCAACCTAGTCTCACTATACAAAAAG ATCTTCAAAGCAGATTTCTCCTGTCCATCTTGGATTTCTGCAAGTGCAAAGAAACTCATCCAGAGAATTTTAGATCCCAACCCTCAAACT CGCATCACCATCCCACAAGTCATTGAGAATGAATGGTTCAAGAAGGGATATCAACCACCCCACTTTGAAACGCCAGATGTTGTTCTTGATGATGTGGATGCAATCTTTGATGAGTCAGGG GAGGGAACAAATCTTGTGGTGGAGAGACGAGAAGAAAGACCAGTTCTAATGAATGCATTTGATCTTATTTCTACAGCTCAGGGTCTTAATCTTGGcacactttttgagaagcaaatg GGGTTGGTCAAGCGTGAAACGAGGTTTACATCAAAACTCCCTGCAGATGAGATACTCTCCAGGATTGAAGCAGCAGCCAAACCTCTGGGATTTGATGTAAAGAAACAGAACTACAAG ctgaagcTGCAAGGAGAAAAATCTGGAAGAAAAGGGCATTTAGCCATTACAACCGAG GTGTTCGAAGTAACGCCCTCGTTCCATGTGGTGGAGCTCCGCAAGTCCAGGGGAGACACATTCGAGTTCCACAAG ttCTACAAGAGCATCTCGACGGGCCTGAAGGATATCATGTGGAAGTCACAGGAGTAA
- the LOC135610904 gene encoding protein kinase PINOID-like, with amino-acid sequence MLELQVESDGEGGPEALNSSQSSMSSSGGSCEDRHSSFSRVSFDNAAVLDLPSGHLPSKPHRSSDPAWAAIRSRGLPANLGPRDFKLVRRIGSGDIGTVYLCGLRDEASPCVYAMKVVDKLALAKKKKLERAVTEKRILRILDHPFLPTLYADFDASPHYSCVVMEYCSGGDLHALRHRQPRLRFSVSATRFYAAEVLIALEYLHMLGIVYRDLKPENILIRSDGHIMLSDFDLSLESTASPTLEPLIAAAANSGGDDLLPTEPSCLPFRSRRASRHAAKANRRFVAEPVSARSFSFVGTHEYVAPEVASGRPHGSAVDWWAYGILLYELLFGRTPFAGPTNEATLRNIVKQPLAFPPPSSDPSSSTARDLIAGLLAKDPAVRLGSRRGAADVKTHPFFKGLNLALMRTCRSPFVPGPSPSISCKDRREPARLDYF; translated from the exons ATGTTGGAGTTGCAGGTGGAGTCCGACGGCGAGGGCGGCCCGGAAGCGCTGAACTCGAGCCAGAGCTCgatgagcagcagcggcggcagctgCGAGGACCGCCACAGTAGCTTCTCCCGCGTCTCCTTCGATAATGCTGCCGTGCTCGACCTCCCTTCCGGCCACTTGCCTTCCAAGCCCCACCGCTCGTCCGACCCCGCCTGGGCGGCCATCCGGTCGCGCGGTCTCCCGGCCAACCTCGGCCCCCGCGACTTCAAGCTCGTCCGCCGCATCGGGAGCGGCGACATTGGAACCGTCTACCTCTGCGGCCTGCGCGACGAGGCCTCGCCGTGCGTCTACGCGATGAAGGTGGTGGACAAGCTCGCGCTggcaaagaagaagaagctggAGAGGGCGGTGACGGAGAAGAGGATCCTGCGGATCCTCGACCACCCCTTCCTCCCCACCCTCTACGCCGACTTCGACGCGTCGCCGCATTATTCCTGCGTGGTGATGGAGTACTGCAGCGGCGGCGACCTCCATGCCCTCCGCCACCGCCAGCCCCGCCTCCGCTTCTCCGTCTCGGCCACCAG GTTCTACGCGGCGGAGGTGCTGATAGCGCTGGAGTACCTCCACATGCTCGGCATCGTCTACCGTGACCTCAAGCCTGAGAACATCCTCATCCGCTCCGACGGCCACATCATGCTTTCTGACTTCGACCTCTCGCTGGAGTCTACCGCCTCCCCCACCCTCGAGCCCCTCATCGCGGCAGCCGCCAACAGCGGGGGCGACGACCTCCTCCCCACCGAACCCTCCTGCCTCCCCTTCCGCTCGCGGCGGGCGTCCCGCCACGCGGCGAAGGCGAACCGGCGGTTCGTGGCGGAGCCGGTCAGCGCCCGGTCGTTCTCCTTCGTCGGGACGCACGAGTACGTCGCCCCGGAGGTCGCCTCCGGCCGCCCCCACGGCAGTGCCGTCGACTGGTGGGCCTACGGGATCCTCCTATACGAGCTGCTCTTCGGCCGCACCCCCTTCGCGGGACCCACCAACGAGGCCACCCTCCGCAACATCGTGAAGCAGCCGCTGGCCTTCCCCCCGCCCTCCTCCGACCCCTCCTCCTCGACAGCCAGGGACCTCATCGCCGGACTGCTCGCCAAGGACCCGGCCGTCCGCCTCGGCTCACGGCGCGGCGCCGCCGACGTCAAAACGCACCCCTTCTTCAAGGGCCTCAACCTGGCCCTCATGCGCACCTGCCGCTCCCCGTTCGTGCCTGGCCCGTCCCCGTCCATCTCGTGCAAGGACCGACGCGAACCGGCCCGGCTCGATTATTTCTAA